The DNA window CATCCATGCCCCAATCCTCGCCGATGGCGAAGAGGGCCTTTAAAAAGAAGCGGTTGACCGTGTCGTCGCTGTATCCCAGTACCATGGCATGGTAGGCATAGGCCGCCATCCCCCGGATACCGAACAGAATCAGGGATTTCAGGGAACGGATGTCTTCATCGGCATTCCAGAGGCTGTTCATGCCGTAATCGCTGTTATGGCCGCAGGGGGAACCGCAGGCACTACAGCCGGGCACGATGGAATCCTTTTCTTCCCGCACCTGTTTTATCATCTGCCGGATGGAATCCTCATCAAAACTTACGTTGGTAACGGTGGTAAAAAGTCCCTTCAAAATAATCCGGCAGGTCCTATCCGTGACCGGATTGCCGGAACAGGATCTGGCAAGGCCGATCAGGGCGCCGGTCAGTTCATCCTGAAGTCCGGCCACAGAAGCCGTTTTACCGCAGACACCGGCCCTGCCGGTACAGCCGCTGCATCCGGCGGTCTGTTCGCACTGAAAACAAAACATTTTATCGTTCATCTATTTTTCTCCTTTTTATGCTGATATGACTGATGTGATGAGAGAAGCCTGCTACGCTTCTTTATTAAATGGGAAAACTACAACAAGAAGCATCTTGAACGGTTCCTCCGCATACACGGCATGGGGCTTTTTGGCCGGCATGACCAGAGTTTCCCCTGTGTTCAGGACGTGGATTTTGCCATCTACGGTAAACCGGCCGGTTCCTTCGAGTACGGTGACCATCGCATCTCCTTCGGAATCGTGGGTGCTGATTTCTTCATCCTTGTCAAAGGCGAAGAGCGTGATGCTGACGGCGCTGTTCTGAGCCAGGGTTTTGCTGACTATCTGTCCCGGCTGAGTTGTGACCTGACCGCACAAAGTAACGGCTTCCTCATGGGCGATATTTTTTATATAGGGATATTTCATGTTTTTCTCCTTTCACATGGAATCTGCATAGAATTAAGTTACCGTTTACTCTACGTTCAGTCCAGTATCCTGCCGTCGGTTGAGATGGTTACAACCTGCCATGGAATGAATTTTCCGCTGGCCTGGAGCGCATTTTTCGCCGCGTGTTCGATTCCGCCGCAGCACGGAACTTCCATGCGCACTACGGTGACACTCTTAATATCGTTGTTCCTGATAATTTCCGTCAGCTTCTCCGAGTAGTCCAC is part of the [Clostridium] symbiosum genome and encodes:
- a CDS encoding cupin domain-containing protein; translated protein: MKYPYIKNIAHEEAVTLCGQVTTQPGQIVSKTLAQNSAVSITLFAFDKDEEISTHDSEGDAMVTVLEGTGRFTVDGKIHVLNTGETLVMPAKKPHAVYAEEPFKMLLVVVFPFNKEA